The Tubulanus polymorphus chromosome 4, tnTubPoly1.2, whole genome shotgun sequence genomic interval CACTCCGATATTACATtgtaccgtacggtgctgccactaATTCTGAGTTGACGGCTACCTCGCATACCGGTGTCGCCTATATGCGATTTTACTGTACGGTGCTGCCCTCACTCAGAGCGGTGGTTGGTAACACTAACTGAATAGTGGTAATATAACccttttaccgtacggtgctgccgccaCTACATCGACGGTGAATGGACACACTATCAGCTTTTCCAGACTTATTCTAATAAACTCGAAATGGTCTCGAAAACTTCTCCAACTGTTCGAtaatagaattaatgaataaaatgaagtTTTTTCTAACGAATTCCACCTGAATTTTCGCTTCTGCTCGCACCGCTTGGCATTCATAGTAattaatatattatattaattaATCTTGTTCTAGTCACAAAGCAATGATATTACATTAGATATCTTTCAGCAATGCATTTCTAATACAAAATACCTGTCTATAAATGATAAAACACGTCCAGATGGGGAAAAACTGGGGAAATTCATGTTTTaactgattttctttttaaacttTAAAGGAAAACCTCAGTGTTGTAGCGAGGTGGTGAGGACACTAGTGCCATTCATTGCTGATGATGTAAACAGTTCAAACCAAAAGGGAAATATGTTTGCAAATCAATGCCCGTGTAAGAATCATATTCCATATGTAAGACGAAACAGATCTCATTCTCTTGGTTTAAAACAAGACttttaaatgttttgttttatttacattttagGGTATCCTTCTTCACCGCAGTATTGTCCTCTCAAAAAGAAATGTTGTAAATGGTTTGATAAACACAGTGGTAGAATATACCGTGATTGCTGTCACGCTGGCTGGCCGTcagtttctatttcattattatatcgCAGTCCGTACAGTTTAATATTGTATaaagaatttgagaaaaggaaattttttaatttttaattgtttttttttccagaaattgGAAAATAGCAGTGACGACTATTGCCTGTGCGATAGTGATGGGAGGAGTAATTCTGTTGTGTTGTTTCTTCTGTAATTGTTGTATTCTTGCCAGAAGACGAAGTGTTTATCATGATTTCTGAGTAAAACTCGAACCGGAGTCTCTCCAGATAACTTCTCTAATCCAGATGACATGACGAGGCCGAGGGGAGGTGGATCCAGGGTTTCAGCCCtttctttctattttatatttcataatattttgtatcatcaaatattgtcaataaacattttaaagcaGGAAACTATTGAGTCCGTGTTCATTCTTTACGTTTAGGGGGTCATTACTGGACGCCCCCCGCCCTGCACGCCCTGCCCGCACGCTTCATCCAATCACAAACCAATAAGTCTAATGTCGTTTCTAAAGGAGACtaaatgaagaaatgtttATTTGTTAATCAATAAATACGTTATAATTTATACACACACTTAGTGTAGTGAACATACACAAACATCAATACATTGTACATCCTCACTTACCAGGGCATACCTCCTCTTTAATTAGACCTGGCAGCAGAGTCCGGCCGCTGGTAAGTGAGGATAAGTCGACTTCAATACTACTACAAATTTATAAGCCGTATGATAGCCACTAATTActgattatcaattattaattac includes:
- the LOC141904181 gene encoding uncharacterized protein LOC141904181; translation: MSPVGIKLIICLVVFTVINVGGAESALCSKRYVDEGIKSCPRSSDPPQNTQCCTVSGKPQCCSEVVRTLVPFIADDVNSSNQKGNMFANQCPWYPSSPQYCPLKKKCCKWFDKHSGRIYRDCCHAGWPNWKIAVTTIACAIVMGGVILLCCFFCNCCILARRRSVYHDF